A region of Phalacrocorax carbo chromosome 7, bPhaCar2.1, whole genome shotgun sequence DNA encodes the following proteins:
- the AP1S3 gene encoding AP-1 complex subunit sigma-3 has product MIHFILLFSRQGKLRLQKWYTTLPDKEKKKIIREIVQIILSRNQKTSSFVDWKDLKLVYKRYASLYFCCAIEDQDNELLTLEIVHRYVELLDRYFGNVCELDIIFNFEKAYFILDEFIIGGEVQETSKKTAVKAIEDSDMLQETVEEYMNKPAF; this is encoded by the exons ATACACTTTATACTGCTGTTCAGTCGGCAGGGGAAATTAAGGCTTCAGAAATGGTATACGACGCTACCtgataaagagaagaaaaagatcaTTCGAGAAATTGTTCAGATTATTTTGTCTCGCAATCAAAAAACAAGTAGTTTTGTTGACTGGAAAGACCTCAAGCTTGTTTACAAAAG GTATGCTagtttgtatttctgttgtgcAATAGAAGACCAGGATAATGAGCTCCTGACACTAGAGATTGTTCATCGATACGTAGAGCTTCTGGACAGATACTTTGGAAAT GTGTGCGAGCTGGATATTatctttaattttgaaaaagcttattttattcTTGATGAGTTTATAATTGGTGGAGAAGTACAAGAAACTTCAAAGAAGACTGCAGTGAAAGCCATAGAAGACTCTGACATGTTGCAGGAG acagtGGAGGAGTACATGAACAAGCCTGCATTTTAG